A DNA window from Aminipila luticellarii contains the following coding sequences:
- the cysK gene encoding cysteine synthase A, translating to MSGIYNSLTELIGNTPLLALNNYNRNRGLKAEIIAKLEYFNPAGSVKDRVALNMINDAEQKGLLKPGSVIIEPTSGNTGIGLAAVASARGYRALLTMPDTMSIERRNLLKAFGAEIVLTEGAKGMKGAIERAEELVREIPGGFIPGQFDNPANPEVHRKTTGAEIWKDTEGKVDLFVAAVGTGGTLTGVGEYLKGQNPSIKIVAVEPADSPVLSGGNPGPHKIQGIGAGFVPKVLNTDIYDEIIQVSNEDAFNTAKASAKEEGLLVGISSGAALWAATQLAKRTENKGKRIVVLLPDTGERYLSTPNFID from the coding sequence ATGTCCGGAATATATAACAGTTTAACAGAATTAATCGGAAATACGCCGCTTTTGGCGTTGAACAACTATAACCGAAACAGAGGGCTGAAAGCTGAAATTATTGCAAAGCTGGAATATTTTAATCCGGCCGGCAGTGTAAAGGATCGGGTGGCTCTAAATATGATAAATGATGCAGAACAAAAGGGACTGCTGAAACCCGGCAGTGTGATCATAGAGCCTACCAGCGGAAATACAGGTATAGGACTGGCCGCCGTAGCTTCTGCCAGAGGATACCGGGCTCTTTTGACCATGCCGGATACCATGAGCATAGAACGCAGAAATCTGCTGAAAGCTTTTGGCGCAGAAATTGTTCTGACAGAAGGTGCCAAAGGAATGAAAGGTGCTATTGAAAGAGCCGAAGAACTGGTCAGGGAAATACCAGGCGGATTTATTCCGGGTCAGTTTGACAATCCGGCCAATCCGGAAGTGCATCGAAAGACCACAGGTGCAGAAATCTGGAAGGATACGGAAGGAAAGGTGGATCTCTTTGTTGCTGCCGTAGGCACGGGAGGAACGCTGACCGGTGTAGGCGAATATTTGAAGGGACAGAATCCGAGCATTAAAATTGTTGCGGTCGAGCCTGCAGATTCCCCTGTTTTGTCCGGAGGAAATCCCGGACCCCACAAAATTCAGGGTATCGGCGCAGGGTTTGTACCGAAGGTGCTCAACACGGATATTTATGATGAAATCATTCAGGTGTCAAATGAAGATGCCTTTAATACGGCTAAGGCCTCCGCTAAAGAAGAAGGCCTGCTGGTGGGAATTTCTTCGGGAGCAGCTCTGTGGGCGGCTACCCAATTGGCCAAAAGGACGGAGAACAAAGGAAAGCGGATCGTGGTACTGCTGCCTGACACCGGAGAGCGATATCTGTCTACTCCAAACTTTATTGATTAG
- a CDS encoding YabP/YqfC family sporulation protein, with protein sequence MDIKNELLYDFNLNMPRVLVSGRTGIIDNVKKIVFVSENSIVIDNGKRFTALNGQNLTITQIEDERVLVTGEIKSIEFYGALPADKD encoded by the coding sequence ATGGATATAAAAAATGAACTGCTTTACGATTTTAATCTGAATATGCCAAGAGTTCTTGTAAGCGGACGAACAGGAATCATTGATAATGTGAAAAAAATTGTGTTTGTGTCAGAAAACAGTATTGTGATCGACAATGGCAAACGGTTTACAGCATTAAATGGTCAGAATTTAACAATAACCCAAATTGAGGATGAAAGGGTGTTGGTAACTGGTGAAATCAAATCCATCGAGTTTTATGGAGCATTACCTGCTGATAAAGATTGA
- a CDS encoding sporulation protein YqfD, which translates to MEHYLLIKIEGFKQQDLISECMKKNIPLRNVKIKNNIEMTLKIKRDDFESLKKLGKNRYRMSILSEGGYLPLLSVVLNNKARICGVLLFIFIVYFQTLFISEIRIDGYEMFTERQIRECLKEGGMFEGCKKSMDIEKLKLFLYDKLDHVAFVGINVKGCLAEVKIVEGTINLKKVDKSAPCDIVADKEGYIDKITPIEGIRALDTGDYVKKGDIIIAGIIPIHSTAYGQPESSETERYVHAEGTVTARIPYRFVYNQNACEILKKPTGKSFYSFDVKLGEKTFCTADLYNPFEVSTVENIKNFQGIRPFPFSFSVSKVNEMELQSRKRSQKEIEKEVNKLVRQEIKEKLPKNTQILNKSLYFTNKKNIIEVAVMIESLQEIGMEQEIVVGKNAE; encoded by the coding sequence ATGGAGCATTACCTGCTGATAAAGATTGAAGGATTTAAACAGCAGGATCTTATTTCGGAGTGCATGAAGAAAAACATCCCCTTAAGAAATGTAAAGATTAAAAATAATATTGAGATGACCTTAAAGATTAAGAGGGATGATTTTGAGTCGCTTAAGAAATTGGGGAAAAATAGGTATCGGATGAGCATCCTTTCGGAAGGCGGATATCTTCCGCTATTGTCGGTTGTTTTAAACAATAAAGCAAGAATATGCGGAGTCCTGCTGTTTATTTTTATTGTATATTTTCAGACCTTGTTTATTTCAGAAATAAGGATAGACGGCTATGAAATGTTTACGGAACGGCAAATAAGGGAATGCTTAAAAGAGGGCGGCATGTTTGAGGGATGTAAAAAATCCATGGATATAGAAAAATTAAAACTTTTTTTGTACGATAAGTTGGATCATGTTGCTTTTGTGGGTATTAATGTAAAAGGATGTCTGGCAGAAGTAAAAATCGTAGAAGGGACCATCAACTTAAAGAAAGTGGATAAATCCGCTCCATGCGATATTGTGGCCGACAAAGAAGGATATATTGATAAGATAACGCCTATCGAAGGCATTCGGGCACTGGATACCGGAGATTATGTAAAAAAAGGGGATATTATCATCGCAGGGATCATTCCCATTCATTCCACAGCTTATGGACAGCCGGAAAGCAGTGAGACTGAAAGATATGTTCATGCGGAGGGAACCGTAACGGCTCGAATTCCTTATCGGTTCGTTTATAATCAGAATGCCTGTGAGATCCTTAAAAAGCCTACGGGAAAATCTTTTTATTCCTTTGATGTCAAGCTGGGAGAAAAAACGTTCTGTACGGCTGATTTATATAATCCTTTTGAGGTTTCAACGGTGGAAAATATAAAAAATTTCCAAGGTATCAGACCATTTCCTTTCTCTTTTTCTGTTTCTAAGGTAAATGAAATGGAGCTTCAGTCGCGAAAGAGGAGTCAAAAAGAGATAGAAAAAGAAGTAAATAAGCTGGTCAGGCAGGAAATAAAAGAAAAGTTACCTAAAAATACACAAATTTTAAATAAAAGTTTGTATTTTACCAATAAAAAAAATATAATAGAGGTAGCTGTAATGATTGAATCATTACAAGAAATTGGAATGGAACAGGAGATTGTTGTTGGAAAGAATGCAGAATGA
- a CDS encoding PhoH family protein yields the protein MQNEELKIEVSEAIDRGELFGSLDSNLKIIEEYFGITIIQRDNELILKGEKGIEAHKVLAEMMSIISAGEKLDTQKINYVIALCENGMSYKESKINKDIICFTYKGKPLKPKTIGQKEYVNSIRKKDIVFGVGPAGTGKTYIAVAMAISAFKNKEIQKIILARPAVEAGERLGFLPGDLQEKVDPYLRPLYDALYDILGREGALRLKEKEVIEVVPLAYMRGRTLDNSFIILDEAQNTTKEQMKMFLTRLGFGSKAVVTGDITQIDLPRGKKSGLVDAIHVLEPVKDIDFCYLKDVDVVRHELVKKIINAYERYYKNHPEPEEKDELK from the coding sequence ATGCAGAATGAGGAGCTGAAGATTGAAGTAAGCGAAGCCATAGACAGAGGTGAGCTCTTTGGAAGCTTGGATTCAAATTTAAAAATTATTGAGGAATATTTTGGAATTACCATTATCCAGAGAGATAATGAACTCATATTAAAGGGCGAAAAAGGGATAGAAGCACACAAGGTTCTTGCAGAAATGATGTCGATTATTTCTGCGGGGGAAAAGCTGGATACACAAAAAATTAATTATGTCATTGCGTTATGCGAGAATGGCATGTCTTATAAAGAGAGCAAGATCAATAAGGACATCATTTGTTTTACGTATAAGGGAAAGCCTTTAAAGCCCAAGACAATAGGACAAAAGGAATATGTAAACAGTATCCGTAAAAAGGACATTGTATTTGGTGTCGGTCCTGCCGGCACAGGCAAGACGTATATTGCGGTTGCCATGGCCATCAGCGCATTTAAAAATAAAGAGATACAGAAAATTATATTAGCCAGACCTGCGGTAGAAGCAGGGGAAAGACTGGGCTTTCTCCCCGGAGACCTGCAAGAAAAGGTAGATCCGTATTTGAGACCCCTATATGACGCTTTGTATGATATACTAGGTAGAGAGGGCGCCTTAAGATTAAAAGAAAAAGAAGTGATTGAAGTCGTTCCGTTAGCATACATGAGGGGAAGGACTTTAGACAACTCCTTTATTATTTTAGACGAAGCTCAGAACACGACCAAAGAACAGATGAAGATGTTTTTAACGAGACTGGGATTTGGTTCCAAGGCGGTGGTCACGGGGGATATAACTCAAATCGACCTGCCCCGGGGAAAAAAATCCGGGCTGGTGGATGCCATTCATGTGTTGGAACCGGTTAAAGACATTGATTTTTGCTACTTAAAGGATGTGGATGTGGTCAGACATGAACTGGTTAAAAAAATCATCAATGCATATGAAAGATATTATAAAAATCATCCGGAGCCGGAGGAAAAAGATGAATTGAAATAA
- the ybeY gene encoding rRNA maturation RNase YbeY, whose product MNIIFSEERMPGQAVVDKMMEAGRLCILEEGLNPDPIVVSVTFVDEEEIHELNKQYRGVDRITDVLSFPQFDDLDNIPEEGEVCIGDVVICPEQALLQADDFGHSPERELVYLFVHSMFHLLGYDHMEDEDKAEMREKEELIMSKIGVER is encoded by the coding sequence ATGAACATTATTTTTAGTGAAGAAAGAATGCCGGGACAAGCTGTTGTAGACAAAATGATGGAAGCTGGAAGACTATGTATTTTAGAGGAGGGTCTGAATCCGGATCCCATAGTAGTCAGTGTAACATTTGTAGATGAAGAAGAAATTCATGAATTGAACAAACAGTATAGAGGTGTTGACCGAATTACAGATGTTCTCTCTTTCCCTCAGTTTGACGATCTGGACAATATACCGGAGGAAGGAGAGGTCTGCATCGGTGATGTGGTGATCTGCCCGGAACAGGCCTTATTGCAGGCAGATGATTTTGGACATTCTCCGGAAAGAGAGCTGGTCTATTTATTTGTTCACAGTATGTTCCATCTGCTCGGCTATGATCACATGGAAGACGAGGATAAAGCGGAGATGAGAGAAAAGGAAGAACTGATCATGAGCAAAATAGGAGTGGAGAGGTAG
- the cdd gene encoding cytidine deaminase, with protein sequence MEYKELFLKSREAAQKAYAPFSDFHVGAALLTKNGAVYTGVNVENSSFGATICAERTAFTKAISDGEREFEAIAITGNGGEAWPCGICRQFMYEFAPELLVITGTDEEHMVQMTLKELLPHGFKLQKGETTD encoded by the coding sequence ATGGAATATAAAGAACTGTTTTTAAAGTCTCGGGAGGCCGCTCAAAAGGCGTATGCACCGTTCTCGGACTTTCATGTAGGCGCCGCGCTTTTAACAAAAAATGGTGCGGTATATACGGGAGTAAATGTGGAAAATTCTTCTTTCGGTGCAACGATCTGTGCGGAGAGAACGGCTTTTACCAAAGCCATTTCTGACGGAGAAAGAGAGTTTGAAGCCATTGCCATAACGGGTAACGGAGGGGAAGCCTGGCCCTGCGGTATATGCAGGCAATTTATGTATGAATTCGCACCGGAGCTGCTGGTCATAACAGGAACGGATGAGGAGCATATGGTGCAGATGACCCTAAAGGAGCTTCTGCCCCATGGATTTAAATTACAAAAAGGAGAAACAACAGATTGA
- the era gene encoding GTPase Era, which translates to MKSGFIGIIGRPNVGKSTLLNAILGEKISITTDKPQTTRNSIRGIYTRMAETPEEEDVQMVFIDTPGIHKPKNKLGSYMTGMAINTFKEVEVIIFIVDDELSAGTGDKYILDLLKDIDTPKILVINKIDKLEPEKYRRIYEEYNAMGIFHTIYGAAAIEGKNVDVILKEIESLLQEGPMYFPADMVTDHPERFIVSEIIREKALLYLEKEVPHGIAVEIENYKEEKNITKIGAVIYCEKKSHKGIIIGKEGKKLKGIGKSSRLGIEALLGTKVFLELWVKVKENWRDSDFALSNFGYDSRE; encoded by the coding sequence TTGAAATCAGGATTTATAGGAATAATTGGAAGACCAAATGTGGGAAAATCAACCTTATTAAATGCCATCTTGGGAGAGAAAATATCGATCACCACGGATAAGCCTCAGACGACTCGAAACAGTATTCGGGGGATTTATACCCGTATGGCGGAGACACCGGAGGAAGAGGATGTACAAATGGTCTTTATCGATACACCGGGCATCCATAAGCCAAAGAACAAACTCGGAAGCTACATGACCGGCATGGCCATCAATACCTTTAAAGAGGTAGAGGTGATTATTTTTATTGTGGATGATGAGCTGTCCGCCGGAACCGGAGACAAGTATATCTTGGATCTGCTGAAGGACATTGATACACCAAAGATCTTAGTCATAAATAAAATAGATAAGCTGGAGCCTGAAAAATATCGCAGAATTTATGAAGAGTACAATGCGATGGGTATTTTTCATACAATTTATGGAGCAGCAGCGATTGAGGGAAAAAATGTAGATGTTATCCTGAAAGAAATTGAAAGCTTGCTGCAAGAAGGACCGATGTATTTTCCGGCAGACATGGTCACCGATCATCCGGAGCGGTTCATCGTAAGTGAAATCATCCGGGAAAAGGCACTTTTGTACCTGGAAAAGGAAGTTCCTCACGGAATAGCGGTTGAAATTGAAAACTATAAGGAAGAAAAGAATATTACGAAAATTGGTGCCGTGATCTATTGTGAGAAGAAATCCCATAAGGGGATCATTATAGGAAAAGAAGGCAAAAAACTAAAGGGCATAGGCAAAAGCTCCAGATTGGGGATCGAAGCTCTTTTGGGAACAAAAGTATTTTTGGAATTATGGGTAAAAGTCAAAGAAAATTGGAGAGACAGTGATTTTGCCTTATCTAACTTTGGTTATGACAGCAGGGAATAG
- the recO gene encoding DNA repair protein RecO: protein MYTDTEGIVLKNIKMSGGRKMLVLFSLKYGKISAATNINEKGRSKSTLALRPFTYSRFELYKNRDYYNINSAEVIKSFYKIGEDVDKYMYASYILEFTDKIISENERAPQLFNLLIDYLAALEKRSKKYATLALAYQIKALLLSGCAPEIKKCVCCGNSNDLNWFVISEGGTVCGECLNKLKSNVNETLIYDVNFGIIEVINYILSNPLKNLENLALNDKTQEKLKKIMHQYIAYHLDIKDLKSESFLME, encoded by the coding sequence ATGTACACGGATACGGAAGGGATCGTTTTAAAAAATATCAAGATGTCCGGCGGCAGAAAAATGCTGGTATTATTTTCTTTAAAATATGGAAAGATAAGTGCAGCAACCAATATCAATGAGAAAGGCCGCAGTAAATCCACACTGGCTTTGAGACCTTTTACTTACAGCAGATTTGAGCTTTATAAAAACCGGGATTATTATAATATAAACAGTGCGGAAGTCATCAAGAGCTTTTACAAAATCGGTGAAGATGTGGATAAATATATGTACGCATCTTATATTCTTGAGTTTACGGATAAAATTATTTCTGAAAATGAGAGAGCACCCCAGTTATTTAATCTGCTGATTGATTATCTGGCTGCTCTGGAAAAGAGAAGCAAGAAGTATGCGACCTTGGCACTGGCCTATCAGATCAAGGCACTTCTGCTGTCGGGATGTGCTCCCGAAATCAAGAAGTGCGTGTGCTGCGGAAACAGCAACGATCTGAATTGGTTCGTAATAAGTGAGGGTGGTACGGTTTGCGGAGAGTGCCTAAATAAACTGAAAAGTAATGTTAATGAAACATTGATTTATGACGTAAATTTTGGTATTATTGAGGTAATAAATTATATTTTGTCAAATCCGTTGAAGAACTTGGAAAATCTGGCTTTAAATGACAAAACACAGGAAAAGTTAAAAAAGATCATGCACCAGTATATAGCTTATCATTTAGATATTAAAGACCTAAAAAGCGAAAGCTTTCTAATGGAATAA
- a CDS encoding DUF4342 domain-containing protein codes for MEITLEKIELVKDRTGVSYKEAKEALEAADGSVVDAIIAIEESIDEKGRSKIGEGSSQIIEKIKETIKKGNVSKIIVKKDDEVMLNLPVNIGIVGTFLAPWAMIAGLIAAFGTKCVIELVKDDGAIIDISEMANDTIEDIVEKGAVIADEVKVKGSDVYNNVKNKTSDALNKVKKEPEDGCSYDEFECEEDCCCGEDSEKEECGCGCATEKSEEEK; via the coding sequence ATGGAGATTACATTGGAGAAGATAGAGTTAGTAAAGGATAGAACAGGTGTCAGCTACAAAGAAGCAAAAGAAGCGCTGGAAGCTGCTGACGGAAGTGTTGTGGATGCAATTATTGCTATTGAAGAGTCTATAGATGAAAAGGGAAGATCAAAAATTGGAGAAGGCAGCTCACAGATCATTGAGAAGATTAAAGAGACTATAAAAAAGGGTAATGTTTCTAAGATCATTGTCAAAAAAGATGACGAGGTCATGCTGAATCTGCCTGTCAATATCGGCATTGTGGGAACTTTCCTTGCCCCGTGGGCTATGATTGCCGGGCTGATCGCTGCTTTTGGTACAAAATGCGTGATCGAGCTGGTCAAGGACGATGGCGCTATTATTGACATCAGTGAAATGGCTAATGATACGATTGAAGATATCGTAGAAAAAGGTGCCGTTATAGCAGATGAAGTCAAGGTCAAGGGCAGTGATGTTTATAACAATGTGAAAAATAAGACTTCTGATGCCTTGAATAAAGTAAAGAAAGAACCGGAAGATGGCTGCTCCTATGATGAGTTTGAGTGCGAAGAGGACTGCTGCTGCGGAGAGGATTCAGAGAAGGAAGAATGTGGCTGCGGATGCGCTACAGAAAAATCAGAGGAAGAAAAATAA
- a CDS encoding glycine--tRNA ligase: MEKITALAKNRGFVYSGSEIYGGLANTWDYGPIGVELKNNVKKAWWKKFVQESKYNVGLDAAILMNPKTWVASGHVGGFADPLIDCKSCKARFRADKLIEDYLKEQNITDITVDGWSNEKLEAYIQEKGITCPECGKSDFTSIRQFNLMFKTFQGVTEDSKSEIFLRPETAQGIFVNFKNVQRTSRKKIPFGIAQIGKSFRNEITPGNFTFRTREFEQMELEFFCKPGTDLEWFHYWKDYCEAFLKSLNMNRENFRLRDHEKEELSHYSNATTDIEYLFPFGWGELWGIADRTDFDLRQHSEYSGQEMNYTDPETNEKYIPYCIEPSLGADRVTLAFLCEAYDEEVLTDANGKEDIRVVLRFHPALAPFKAAVLPLAKKLAPVAQPIYEELSKHFMVDYDEAGSIGKRYRREDEIGTPFSICVDFDTENDGCVTIRDRDTMDQVRIPVAQVREYIEERLVF, from the coding sequence ATGGAAAAAATTACAGCTTTAGCTAAAAACAGGGGATTTGTGTATTCTGGCTCTGAGATTTACGGCGGGTTGGCAAATACATGGGATTACGGTCCTATCGGTGTGGAGCTGAAAAACAATGTGAAGAAAGCTTGGTGGAAAAAGTTCGTACAGGAATCAAAATACAATGTGGGTTTAGATGCCGCCATTTTGATGAATCCAAAGACCTGGGTCGCTTCAGGCCATGTAGGTGGATTTGCAGACCCTCTGATTGACTGTAAAAGCTGTAAAGCAAGATTTAGAGCTGATAAATTGATTGAGGATTACTTAAAAGAACAAAATATAACAGACATAACTGTGGACGGATGGTCCAACGAGAAATTGGAAGCTTATATTCAGGAAAAAGGAATCACATGTCCCGAGTGCGGCAAAAGTGATTTTACCAGTATCAGACAATTTAATCTGATGTTTAAAACCTTTCAGGGTGTTACGGAGGATTCCAAATCGGAGATATTTCTTCGGCCGGAAACCGCACAAGGTATTTTCGTAAACTTCAAAAACGTGCAGAGAACTTCCCGAAAAAAAATCCCGTTCGGAATCGCGCAAATTGGGAAATCTTTTAGAAATGAAATCACTCCGGGCAACTTTACTTTCAGAACCAGGGAGTTCGAACAGATGGAACTGGAATTTTTCTGTAAGCCGGGCACAGATCTGGAATGGTTTCACTATTGGAAGGATTACTGCGAAGCTTTCTTAAAATCGCTGAATATGAACAGAGAAAATTTCAGACTGAGAGATCATGAGAAGGAAGAACTGTCTCATTACAGCAATGCAACTACGGATATTGAATATCTGTTCCCATTTGGCTGGGGTGAACTTTGGGGAATTGCGGACAGAACGGATTTCGACTTAAGGCAGCACAGTGAATATTCCGGGCAGGAAATGAATTATACGGATCCTGAAACCAATGAAAAATACATTCCGTATTGCATTGAACCTTCCTTAGGTGCGGACAGGGTTACATTAGCATTTTTATGTGAAGCTTATGATGAAGAAGTATTGACCGATGCCAACGGCAAGGAAGATATTCGGGTAGTTTTACGATTCCATCCGGCACTGGCTCCGTTCAAGGCCGCTGTGCTTCCTCTGGCAAAGAAGCTTGCTCCGGTAGCGCAGCCTATTTATGAGGAGCTTTCAAAGCACTTCATGGTGGACTATGATGAAGCAGGCTCCATAGGCAAAAGATATAGAAGAGAAGACGAAATTGGTACTCCGTTCAGTATCTGCGTGGATTTTGATACGGAAAACGACGGATGTGTGACCATCAGAGACCGGGATACCATGGATCAGGTAAGGATTCCTGTAGCACAGGTTCGGGAGTACATTGAAGAAAGATTAGTTTTTTAG
- the ppdK gene encoding pyruvate, phosphate dikinase: MGKFVYSFNEGSKEMRTLLGGKGANLAEMTKIGLPVPFGFTVTTEACNRYYNEDCQIAEDVVEQIFEKLFELENVTDKIFGDVSNPLLVSVRSGSVFSMPGMMDTILNLGLNDETTAALAEQTENESFAYDSYRRFIQMFGNVVLEIPKSKFEDILNKKKKDKKYKSDLELETKELKEIIASYKKMIKKEIGKDFTQEPKEQLMEAIMAVFRSWNNERAVLYRQLNGISSGLGTAVNVQAMVFGNRGNDSGTGVAFTRSPITGETGIFGEFLTNAQGEDVVSGIRTPQPISEMAELFPDVYKEFLRISKLLEEHFTDMQNIEFTVEKNKLFLLQSRNAKRTAEAAVKIAVDMEAEDLIDKKTAVTMLEPGQISQLLHPRFEAEDLKNTVKLTKGLPASPGAVTGRICFTAQAAEKAAEKGEKVILTRTETSPEDLAGMVAAEGILTARGGITSHAAVVARSMGRCCIVGCSEMKVDEIRKTVTIGNIVLTEEDALSLDGTTGIVYKGVVNTVTPELSGNFETIMKWADEIRDLKIRANADNSQEAKIALHFGAEGIGLCRTEQMFLKENRIYIIRRMLLTDNEDKIREALLQLLPFQKKEFKAIYEVMQDRPVTIRLLDLSLHEFLPKTREELLRLSEQMSVSYERLSERIKELHELNPTLGYRGCRLAVIYPDIAAMQAEAIILAAIELKREKNMEVSPEIMIPMIASANELAFIKKIVVETIDRCFKKENITLNYSIGTMIEVPRAALTADEIAKEAEFFSFGTNDLTQMVFGLSRSDSSKIIREYQEKRILENDPFETIDKNGVGKLVHMAVDLGKSVRPNMKMGICGEQSSDPQTVEFCHRAGLNYISCPPYRISLARLAAAQAVVKEMKENQENKL; this comes from the coding sequence ATGGGAAAGTTTGTTTATTCATTTAACGAAGGCTCAAAGGAAATGAGGACGCTTTTAGGTGGGAAGGGCGCGAATCTGGCAGAAATGACGAAGATCGGTCTGCCGGTGCCTTTTGGATTTACGGTCACCACCGAAGCGTGTAACAGATATTACAATGAAGACTGCCAGATTGCCGAAGATGTTGTTGAACAGATTTTTGAAAAGCTTTTTGAACTTGAAAATGTTACCGATAAAATTTTTGGGGATGTTTCAAATCCTCTTTTAGTGTCTGTTCGTTCCGGTTCTGTGTTTTCCATGCCGGGGATGATGGACACGATCTTAAATTTGGGACTGAATGACGAAACAACGGCGGCCCTGGCCGAGCAGACTGAAAATGAAAGCTTTGCCTATGACAGCTACAGAAGGTTTATACAGATGTTTGGAAATGTTGTTTTAGAGATTCCCAAATCCAAATTTGAAGACATTCTGAACAAAAAAAAGAAGGATAAAAAATATAAAAGTGATTTAGAGTTAGAAACAAAAGAGTTAAAAGAAATCATCGCATCCTATAAAAAAATGATTAAAAAGGAAATCGGGAAGGATTTTACTCAGGAACCGAAGGAACAGCTGATGGAAGCCATCATGGCTGTGTTCCGTTCCTGGAATAATGAAAGAGCTGTGCTGTACAGGCAGTTAAACGGTATTTCTTCAGGCTTGGGGACTGCTGTAAATGTACAGGCGATGGTTTTTGGAAACAGGGGAAATGACTCCGGCACAGGCGTAGCTTTTACCAGAAGTCCCATAACCGGAGAAACCGGTATATTTGGCGAGTTTTTGACGAATGCGCAGGGCGAGGATGTGGTATCCGGGATTCGGACTCCGCAGCCTATTTCTGAAATGGCAGAGCTTTTTCCGGATGTATATAAAGAATTTTTAAGAATATCCAAGCTTCTGGAAGAGCATTTTACCGATATGCAAAATATCGAATTTACAGTGGAAAAAAATAAATTATTCTTGCTTCAGTCCCGTAATGCCAAGAGAACGGCAGAGGCAGCAGTCAAAATTGCTGTGGATATGGAAGCAGAAGATCTGATCGATAAAAAGACAGCAGTGACCATGTTGGAGCCGGGGCAGATCAGTCAGCTGCTTCATCCCAGATTCGAAGCAGAGGATTTGAAAAACACGGTGAAATTGACCAAAGGATTGCCGGCTTCCCCCGGTGCCGTTACGGGAAGAATCTGCTTTACCGCACAGGCGGCAGAAAAGGCTGCTGAAAAAGGGGAAAAGGTAATTTTGACGAGAACGGAGACTTCTCCGGAAGATTTGGCCGGAATGGTAGCCGCAGAAGGCATCTTGACCGCCAGAGGCGGAATAACCTCACATGCGGCGGTGGTTGCCAGGAGCATGGGTCGATGCTGTATTGTCGGCTGTTCCGAGATGAAGGTCGACGAAATCCGGAAAACAGTTACAATCGGAAATATTGTTTTGACCGAGGAAGATGCGCTTTCTTTAGACGGAACGACGGGAATTGTTTATAAGGGTGTTGTGAACACAGTAACCCCTGAACTGTCCGGAAACTTTGAAACCATTATGAAATGGGCGGATGAGATACGCGATTTAAAAATAAGAGCCAATGCAGACAACTCCCAAGAGGCGAAAATTGCCCTTCATTTTGGAGCGGAGGGGATTGGTCTTTGCAGGACAGAACAAATGTTCCTGAAAGAAAATAGGATTTATATTATCCGTAGAATGCTTCTGACAGACAACGAGGATAAAATAAGAGAAGCCTTGCTGCAGCTTCTGCCTTTCCAGAAAAAAGAATTTAAGGCCATTTATGAAGTCATGCAGGACAGACCGGTCACTATCAGGCTGTTAGATTTGTCCCTTCATGAATTCCTGCCGAAAACGAGGGAAGAGCTTCTTCGCTTATCGGAGCAGATGAGTGTGTCTTATGAACGCCTGTCAGAAAGAATCAAAGAGCTTCACGAGTTAAATCCAACGCTGGGCTATAGGGGCTGTAGATTGGCGGTCATTTATCCGGATATTGCCGCTATGCAGGCAGAAGCGATCATTCTGGCAGCGATTGAATTAAAAAGAGAAAAGAATATGGAAGTTTCTCCGGAGATTATGATTCCAATGATTGCATCAGCTAATGAGCTGGCTTTTATCAAAAAAATTGTTGTAGAAACCATTGACAGATGCTTTAAAAAAGAAAATATAACCTTAAATTATTCCATAGGCACCATGATAGAAGTGCCGAGAGCGGCTCTGACCGCAGATGAAATTGCAAAGGAAGCAGAATTTTTTTCTTTTGGCACGAATGATTTGACCCAGATGGTCTTTGGGCTTTCCAGGTCGGATTCTTCCAAGATTATCAGGGAATATCAGGAAAAGAGAATTTTAGAGAATGATCCATTTGAGACCATCGATAAAAATGGTGTGGGAAAGCTGGTTCATATGGCAGTGGACTTAGGAAAATCTGTAAGACCGAATATGAAGATGGGAATTTGCGGAGAACAGAGCAGTGATCCGCAAACAGTTGAATTCTGTCATCGAGCGGGTTTAAATTATATATCCTGTCCACCATACAGAATCTCCCTTGCACGGCTGGCAGCCGCACAGGCAGTCGTGAAGGAAATGAAAGAGAATCAAGAAAATAAACTGTAA